AACGTCTCCGGCGGCCAGCGCCAGCGCCTGGCCATCGCCCGGGCCCTGGTGCGCCGCCCGGCCGTGTACCTGTTCGACGACTCCTTCTCCGCCCTCGACTACGCCACCGACGCGCGGCTGCGCGCCGCCCTGGCCCGCGAGACCGTGGAGGCGACGGTGCTGATCGTGGCGCAGCGGGTGAGCACCATCCGCCACGCCGACACCATCATCGTGCTCGACGAGGGCCGCGTGGTCGGCTCCGGCCGGCACGCGGAGCTGATGGAGGAGAACGAGACCTACCGGGAGATCGTGCTCTCCCAGCTGACGGAGCAGGAGGCTCTCGCATGACGACCAACGCTCCGGAAGAGACTTCCCCGGCCGACGAGGCGCCCGAGGCGCAGGTCGTGGCCAAGGTCGACGTGGTCGAGCTCGGCGGCGGCGCCAAGACCGAGGGCGGCGAGGCTCAGGGGGAGGGCGGCGAGCGGGTCGTCCCGGCCCGCGGCCTCGGCCCGGCCCCCGGCACCCGGCGCGGCCCCGCCGCGTTCATGTCCGGCCAGTCCACCGAGAAGGCGCTGAACTTCAAGGGCTCGAGCAAGCGGCTGCTGGCCACCATGAGCCCCGAGCGCCCGCTGATGATCTTCGCCCTGGTCCTGACCGCGATCGGGGTCACCCTCAACGTCATCGGCCCGAAGATCCTCGGCAACGCCACCAACCAGATCCTCAGCGGCGTGGCCGGGCGCCAGACCGCCGCGTTCCACGGCCTGAGCCGGGCTCAGCTGCTGGCCAGCCCGCGGCTGCCGGCCGGCGTGCGCGAGATGCTCAAAAGCGTGCAGTTCGTCCCCGGTGTGGGCATGGACTTCGACGCGATCGGCCGCACCCTCGGCGTCGTCGCGCTGATCTACTGCTGCTCCTCGATCGTGCTCGCCGTCCAGGGCCGGATCGCCACCGCGCTGGTCCAGCGGGCCGTCTACCGGATGCGCAAGGACGCGCAGGCCAAGCTCTCCCGGCTGCCGCTGAGCTACTTCGACGGCCAGCCGCGCGGCGAGATCCTCTCCCGGGTCACCAACGACATGGACAACCTGGCCCAGACGCTGCAGCAGACGCTGAGCCAGATCGCGATGTCGCTGATGACCATCGTCGGCGTGCTCACCATGATGTTCTGGATCTCCTGGGAGCTGGCCCTGCTGGCGCTGGTGACCATCCCGCTCTCGGTGGTGCTGGCCGCGCGCATCGGCAAGAAGGCCCAGCCCCAGTTCGTCAAGCAGTGGGGCACCACCGGCCGGCTCAACGGCCACATCGAGGAGCAGTACACCGGCCACACCCTGGTGAAGGTCTTCGGCCGCCAGGACGAGGCGATGGCCGAGTTCGACCAGCAGAACGAGACGCTCTACCAGGCCT
This genomic window from Actinospica robiniae DSM 44927 contains:
- a CDS encoding ABC transporter ATP-binding protein, producing MTTNAPEETSPADEAPEAQVVAKVDVVELGGGAKTEGGEAQGEGGERVVPARGLGPAPGTRRGPAAFMSGQSTEKALNFKGSSKRLLATMSPERPLMIFALVLTAIGVTLNVIGPKILGNATNQILSGVAGRQTAAFHGLSRAQLLASPRLPAGVREMLKSVQFVPGVGMDFDAIGRTLGVVALIYCCSSIVLAVQGRIATALVQRAVYRMRKDAQAKLSRLPLSYFDGQPRGEILSRVTNDMDNLAQTLQQTLSQIAMSLMTIVGVLTMMFWISWELALLALVTIPLSVVLAARIGKKAQPQFVKQWGTTGRLNGHIEEQYTGHTLVKVFGRQDEAMAEFDQQNETLYQASFKAQFISGLIQPAMMFIGNVNYVFIAVVGALKVATGSLSLGDVQAFIQYSRSFSQPVTQVASMSNLLQSAVASAERVFALLDATEQTPDDAQAPTVDEVRGQVEFENVSFRYKADTPLIQDLSLSVKPGQTVAIVGPTGAGKTTLVNLLMRFYEIDEGRITLDGVDIARMTREDLRSRTGMVLQDAWLFGGSIAQNISYGVPDAPIEKIVAAAQATHVDRFVRTLPDGYDTVLDDEASSVSAGERQLITIARAFLAEPAILILDEATSSVDTRTEVLIQRAMNSLREGRTSFVIAHRLSTIRDADLILVMENGRIVEQGDHEELLERQGAYSRLYQAQFASAVAEVD